The Lutibacter sp. A64 genome segment AGCAGCTGGATGGAGAAATAAAGATGGTGTTGTTGGTGAGCCAAGAATTAATTTTACAAGCATTCAAATTTTACAAGATGTTTTAGAAAAACAATCTAAAAAAATAACATTTCTTTTAGACATCACAAAAATTAACGACACTAAAATAGCTGAACTCTATAAAATATTTAAACAAAATGAAGGTAGTGTTCCAGTTGATTTTATTGTTTTTGATATGAAAGATAAAATAAAGCTAAATTTACACAGTAGATCGGTAAAAGTAAAAGTTACCAACGAATTTTTAAAAATCTTAGAAGAAAAAAACTTAAGATTTAAATTAAACTAGTTTATGAAAAAAACCATTTTTATCTTTTTAATTTTCAGCTTTACAGCTAGTTTTAGCCAATCAAATTCATCGTACTTTCAAGCAGATTATTTTTACGGAAATATATTACGCCAAAATCCAGATGCTACGGTTTTAATACAAGGGCATCCAACTGGTTTTTTTATAAGTTACAACAAACGAACTTATGGAGAAGAAAATTGGCAAGAGCACTATAATTATCCAGATTTCGGATACTCCATTGGATATCAAGACTATAAATCAGACATAGTTGGTAAATTATATTCAGTTTACGGTCATTATAATTTTTATTTCACCAATAGAACTTCTCCCAACCAATTAATTTTAAGAACAGGAATTGGCTTGGCTTATGTTACAAACCCATATAATAAAGAAACAAACAACAAAAATACAGCCTTTGGTACACATTTAAATTCTAGCACCTACTTTAAATTGTATTTTCAAAGAGAAAATATACTAAACAACCTAGGTTTAAATGCTGGTTTAACATTTATTCACGCTTCAAATTCTAATGTAAAATCTCCCAATTCAGGCATGAATGTTTGGGCTGCCACTTTAGGTTTAAATTACAATTTATCAACACCGCAATTACCACATTATATACCATCTTCAGAAAGTAAAGAATTTACAGAACCTATTAAATACAATTTTGCTATTAGAGGTGGTGTAAATGAATCTGAAATAATTGGTAGTGGAATGAAACCATTTTTTGTGTTTTCAGCCTATGCAGACAAACGTTTAAACAGATTATCTGCACTTCAACTTGGAACCGAACTATTTATTTCACCCATATTAAAAGATTATTACGAATTAAATTTAACGATACCACACACCAATTTAAAAGAAACTTCAGATTTTTCTAGAGTTGGAGTTTTTATTGGACATGAATTATTTATTAATAAATTATCTATTGAAACTCAATTGGGTTATTATGTAAAATATCCTTTTGAATACCACGGAAGAGTCTATGAAACCCTTGGATTAAAAAGATATATAAACAATAAATGGTTTGCTTCTATACGCTTAAAAGCACATGCTGCTGATGCTGAAACTGTAGAATTTGGAGTGGGAATACGACTTTAAAATATATTTATGAAAAATCTAATTTTAACGTTTTTCCTCTTATTTACTGTTTTGGTAAGTTCACAAACAGCAACAACCATAGAACACAATACCGTTCAAATGGATTTCTTTTATGGAAGACCTATTGAACACGATAAAAAACTAAAAAAAGCCATAGATGGTAATTCGTACGGAGTATTGCTTAGCATAAATAATAACAGTACCAAAAACAGCACATTTAATAAACTATACAATTATCCAAAAAGAGGTTTTTCTTTTCTATATCAAAATTTTAATTCAGATGTTTTGGGTGAAGTTTTTGGAGGCTACAGACACTTTAATTATAAATTAAAAAACACTGCTACCTCTAATCTTAAACTTATAGCAGCATTTGGTGTGGGCTATGCCACAAAATCTTACAATGCAATTTCCAACCCAAATAACCATGCTATTGGATCTAAATTATTAGCTTCAGCATACTTAAAATTACAATTTCTTAAATTATTAAATAAAGAGCGTTTAAGTCTAAATACAGGTCTTAGTTTAATTCATTTTTCTAATATTGCATTTAAAAATCCTAATTTAGGAATCAATACCATAAACCTTCATTTAAGTTTAAATTACTTGCTAGATCCTTTAAAAACACCCCCTCAACAAGAAAACACTAGTATACTTGATAAAAAATTATATTTCAACCTAATTTTACGTGGTGGTTATAACGAATCTTTAGAAATTGATAGTGGTTTATTTCCCTTTTACGCTGTTACTTTTTATGCAAGTAAAACTATTAACAACTTTTCTACCTTTACATTTGGAACAGATTATTTTAAATCAGAATTCTTAAAAAATCATATTAAAATTAAAAATTTAGAGGAAGGAAAAAATTACAATGAAAATGATTATGCTAGAATTGGTCTATTTGTTGGACACGAATTAATTCAAAATAATTTTTCATTTATTTCACAAATAGGATATACAATTTATTACCCTTTTCCTTATGTTAGTAGAGTTTACGAGCGTTTTGGATTAAAATATAAATTAGGAAAACATTTGTTTTCTGAAGTAACTATGAAAATAAATTTATTTAGAGCTGAAGCCTTGGAAATAGGTTTTGGCTATAAATTTTAAACAGTAACGAACTAAATTTATGAAAAAAATACTATACATATTTTGCTTAATTACACTTTTTAGTTGCAATAGTGAAGATGCTGGAGATTGTTTACAAACTGCTGGCGATATAATTCAAAAAGAATTTGATGTTGCTTCATTCACTAGAATTTTGGTAAACAAAAAAATTGAATTAATAATTAAGGAAGGACCAACACAAAAAGTAGTTGTAGAAACTGGTAAAAATTTAATGCCAGATATTGAAATTGAAATAGTTGATGATCAAATAATATTAACAAACCATAATACGTGCAACTTTTTTAGAGATTACGGCATTACCAAAGTGTATATTACCTCTCCAAATATTACAGAAATTAGAAATGCCTCAGAACTTAATGTTACCTCCGATGGCATACTAACATACCCTAAATTATACTTAGAATCTACTGGTGTAAAAAATGAATTTTTAGCGATTGGCGATTGGTATTTAAATATAAATAACCAAAATCTAACCATTTTAACTAATGGAATTCCAAACTTTTATATAAATGGAACAAGTGATAATTTAACACTCTATTTTTCTGATGGCGATTCGAGGTTTGAAGGACAAAATTATGAAGTTAAGCACGTCAATTTATTTCACGTAAGCTCTAATGATATACTAGTTAATCCTACCGAAAGCATAAAAGGCTCTATACATTCTGTTGGAAATGTTATTTGCTACAATAAACCTCCTATTGTAGAAGTAGAAGTACTTAGTAAAGGAAAATTAATTTTTAAATAAACATAATACTTTAGCTCAAAAAAGGCTTGTTATACCTATGGAAACAGCCATCTATTTTTGTTAAGTGTGGAGTTTAGTTTACACTTCAAATCCGCTAAGTGAACAAGTAGAATTTACTTTGGTATTAACTCGTGAAACAAACTTTCTAAATTTTTATTTTTTGTATTTAATTTAAGTGTTTTTAAGCCATTATCATGCGCAAAATCAAAAACAGAGGGGCGCATATCTTTTGATGTATTAAATGTTAACAACCAACTAGTGTCGTGCACATTGTCAGCAAATTTTAAATGAGGAATGGTATTAATAAATTGTTTTTCAATTTTAAAATCAAATTCAACCTCTATAACTTGTTCCTGATTTTTTTTCAATTCAATTAAATTTTCATCAGCAATAATTTTACCTTTATTAATTATAATAACACGGTCGCAAATGGCATCTACCTCTTGCATAATATGTGTTGAAAAAAGCACTGTTTTATTTTTACCAATTTCTTTAATTAAATTTCTAATATCTATTAATTGATTAGGATCTAACCCTGTAGTTGGTTCATCTAAAATTAATACATCCGGATTGTGTAATAAAGCTGCCGCTAGCCCAACTCGTTGTCTATACCCTTTAGAGAGTTGCTTAATTTTTTTATGAGCTTCTGGCATTAAACCTACTTTATTTATTATTTTTTCAACTTCATCTTTTGCAATTTTATAAATTGAAGCATTAAACAACAAATACTCTTTAACATACATTTCTAAATAAAGCGGATTGTGCTCTGGCAAATAACCAATATGCTTTTGAGCCGCTAATTTATTAGTGTTTACCTTACAGTCGTTAACTAAAACGTCTCCTTCAGAAGCAGGTATAAATCCGGTAATAATTTTCATCATAGTCGATTTTCCTGCTCCGTTTGGACCTAAAAACCCAACTATTTCTCCTTTATTTAAAGAAAAACTAACATTATTTAATGCTTTTTGATCTTTATAAAACTTGGTAATATTTTTTACTTCAATAGACATTTAACAAAAATACATTTTAATTACAATTAGCTGTTACAAATTAACGTTGTATGCGTCATATAATTTTAAGAACTTTGAAAAAAATAATTATGGGCTGTTTTAGAGTATTACTTTGTATCATTTTTCCACCATTAGCTGTGATAGATAAAGGCTGTGGTTCTTTAATTATTGTATTTATTTTAACCTGTTTAGGTTGGATTCCTGGTGTTATTGCCGCTTTAATTATTAATAACAACCCAGATAACTAATGCAAAAAGTTAAATTACAAGATTTAGGTTTAAAAGATTATAAAGAAACTTGGGAGTATCAAGAAAAATTATTTCAAGGTATTATTGATCTAAAAATTAGTAATCGTAGAAACGAAACCACAATTAAAACTCCAAATTATTTTCTATTTGTTGAACACCCGCACGTATATACTTTAGGTAAAAGTGGCGATTTAAGTAATTTATTACTAAATGAAAGCCAACTTCAACAAAAAGGTGCAACTTTTTATAAAATTAACAGAGGCGGCGATATTACTTACCACGGACCTGGACAAATAGTAGGCTACCCAATTTTAGATTTAGACAATTTTTTTAGTGATATTCATAAATACCTACGATTTTTAGAAGAAATTGTTATTAAAACGTTGGCTGAATACGGTGTAAAAGCTGAACGCAGTAAAGGAGAAACCGGTGTTTGGCTAGATGTAGGCACTCCTTTTGCACGTAAAATTTGTGCTATGGGTGTTAGAACTAGCAGATGGGTTACTATGCACGGTTTTGCACTAAATGTAAATACAGATTTAGGCTATTTTGACAATATAATTCCTTGTGGAATTAGAGGAAAAGCTGTCACTTCTTTAGAAGCTGAATTAAATAGAAAAGTAGATTTAGAAGAAGTTAAAGCTAAAATTTTAAAGCATTTTACAGCGTTGTTTGAAGTTGAGTTTGTAGGTTAAGACATCATATTTTAACAATCCTTTTTTTTTTGAAATAACAAGATGAAGTGCTGAAATAAATTTTGCATGACGGAAGTTAACTTTGTCTCTTTAAACTTCTGCAACTTTAAGACTGCCACATTTTACTAAAAAAATAAAATTCGCATTGACGAAAAAATTTACCTTTAAAACTTTGTCCCTTTGAAACTTTTCAAAATCTAATCTTCTTCGTTATAAAATACTTTATAAAATTTCATTTTTTTCTCCTCGTCATAGCCTTTTTCTAAGTATTCACTTGAAGCATCTGGAGCATCAATATCTAATTTAATTTGAATATTAGTATCTAATTTAATTTCAGTTTTAATTTTTTGTTTCTGTTTTTTAAGAACAATATCTGAAATTGCAAACTGATTTCTAACCAACACATCGTTAATTTCTTCGAATTGTTTTTTATAATTATCAAACAAAGGTTTAAAATCTTCATTTTCTTCAAAAACCTCATCTTTAAAATCGTGAATATTTACATCTTCATTTTCTTTAAAAAAGTCAACTGTTTTAGCTAAGAATTTCGACTTTTCTTGTACACCAAAATCTTCTTTTATCACTTCTTCAGAAAATTCTTTACACATTTCTATGTAATTTTGAGTATGCTGGTTACTGTCATCGGCATATTTTACATTTAAAAAGTTTTTAACCCAATATTGCGCATCGTAATTATTGGTATCTACACTTAAAACCACCCTTCCTTCAGCATCTGAAGAGTTAATAATAAGACATCCTTTATCTAATTTTTTTGTACTAATTCCTTTCTGAACAAAGACATCTAAACTATCTTTTTCCATAAAAGTTTGAAAGAAATTTATTTTATTTTCAATTTTAAAAATTCCTACAGCATTGGTTACAACTTCATTGTACTCAATATCTTCAATAAGTGCAATTATTACATCTCCAACTTTAATTTGTGCAGAATTAGATTGTTCAAACAAGTGATTAACAATATGTTTAGACACATCAACAAAAGTTGATTCATCTGTAAAAATTTCATTAGAATAATTGTTAATTTCGTTTAATTCTATATTTGCGTGGTGATTAAAACGGAAACTTTCAGCAACATTTCCAAAGGGTTTCAATAAAAAAGGCTTCATTAACTCATAACTTTCTTCATCAAAAGTAACTACATCTTCAGAAAAAATATTGGTTGCACTATTAAATTTATTTCCAACTTTATGAATTATAAATTTTGTAATTGAAGCTCTAGTACGTTTTATCATTAGTTCTTTTTTTTAGGAAAACAAATGTAATTTATATTCTACAAAAAGAAAACTTTTAAAATTAAAAACACTTCTCGATACAATTTTAGGTAGTATTTTACGCTATTTTATTTTGAAAACCACTTAATGTCACTATTTAAATTACAAATAGACCTATTTAGTAGCGGTAAAATCTAACTTTAACTGTTCAGGAAGTAACCGAAATGACTTTCTATGGTATGGTGTAATTCCAAATTCTCTAATGGCTGCTCTGTGTTGTTTTGTAGGATAGCCTTTATTTTTTTTCCAAGAATACACCGGAAATTCTACATCTATTTTTTGCATAAACGCATCTCTATATGTTTTTGCTAAAACAGAAGCCGCTGCAATACTCATAAATTTAGCATCACCCTTTACTATTGTTTTATGAGGAATATTTTTAAAAGGTTTAAATTTATTTCCATCTACAATTATGTGTTCTGGAGTTATAGAAAGCTTTTCTATAGCGTTATGCATTGCTAAAATTGAAGCTTGTAAAATATTTATTTCATCTATTTTTTGCTCATTTATATACGAAACACCATAAGCCAACGCATTTTTTTCTATAAAAGGACGTAATAATTCTCGCTGTTTTTCGGTTAATTGTTTAGAATCGTTTAATAAAGGGTGTTCAAAATCTTCAGGTAAAATTACAGCTGCAGCTACAACTGGCCCAGCTAAACAGCCTCTTCCGGCTTCATCTGTACCAACTTCTATCGAATTTTTTAAATACCTTTTTTTAAGTCCCATTGCACAAAAATAACATTCCAAAATTAATAAAAGTTATCATTACAATTTACTGTTATTATTTTCGTTCAAATAATTACCTTTGCAGCTTTATATATTTTATGAAAAAAGTATTAGTAATATTATTTTTAGGGTTTTCTTTTTTAAATATTTCGGCACAAGTAATTATGCCCGATCGAGACAATGGTTTATATCAAACAGATAGTACTTCGTTTAGTGGGCAAACAAATGTGAAGCTTAGTGGAAAAACAAAGTACACAGACTTTAGACTTTTTTCTATAGATAACGACACTACAATTATAGATACCACATTAACGCTAAAAAAAGATTTTATATTTAATTATATAAGAAAAGATAATTTTGAATTATTACCTTTTAATAATCAAGGTCAAACTTTTAACAAGTTAGATGCTGATTTTGAGAATAATTCTTTATTTCCAAAAATGGGAATGGAAGCCAAACAATATAATTATTACAATGTAGATGCTATAAAATATTACAAAGTACCAACTCCAACCTCACAATTTACCTATAGAACTGGATTAGAACAAGGGCAAGTTTTAGATGCATTTTTAACAATGAACACCTCTCCTAGATTTAATTTTTCTTTAGCATACAAAGGTTTGCGGTCTTTAGGAAAATACAGACAATCTTTAGCAAGCCACGGTAACTTTAGAACAACCTTTAATTACCATTCTAAAAACAAAAACTATTATTTAAAAGGACACTTTTACTCTTTTGACTTAATGAATGAAGAAAATGGAGGTTTACCACAAGAATCTATAGACTATTTTGAAGCTAATGACCCTAATTATACCGATCGTGGACGTTTAGAGGTTAATTTTACAGATGCAGAAACTATGTTTGAAGGAAAAAGATATTATATAAACCACAGTATGACTCTTTTTTCTAAAAAAAATCAACTTATTAAAAAACACAAAAAGAGCGAATTATTAATAGCACAAAGAAAGGCAGATTCTATAAATAAAATAAAAGCTCTTAAAATTGCAGATTCTCTATATAAAGACTCTATAAACCTTTTAACTAATAAAGAACTTATTACAACAGGTATTAAAACCAAAGATTTTATTACCGAATTAAATGGTAATAAATTCGCATTAGATACAGTTATAGCAATTAAACCTGAAGATTCTACATTGGTTAAAACTCTTGAAACAACTACTGTTCTAAAAGACACTTTGCCTCCTTTAACTAAAAAAGAACTAACAACAGCTGATTTAAAACAACAAGATTCTATTAAAAAGAAAGATAAAATTTCTGAACTCGAAGAAAAAAAAGCACTTGCTCTTAACCAAAAGAATAAAATAGCACATGGTGAAACAGCTAAAGATTCTTCAAAAGTTAAAATTAGTAAACTAGATTCTATTGAAAATATTAAAGACAATCTAGTAGCAAAAATAGGCCATACTTTTATGTATGAAACCAAACATTATAGATTTGATAAAGCTGCTTCTGGTAGTTATTTTGGAGATTCTTTCGAAACATCTATTAGCGACCACACCTCTTATCAAAATATGGAAAACCAACTCTATTTCGAGTTATACACACCATATACAGGAACTTTAAGAGCCAAAGCAAATCATTATAAATACAATTACCATTACAATAGTATTTTATATCTAGACACCCTTACAATTTCAGATAAATTAAAAGGAAATGTATTTTCTGCAGGAGCTGATTGGAACGCTAATATTGGTAATTTAAATATTAAAGCCGATGCTACCTCAGTGATTTCTGGAGATTTAACAGGTAACTCTATAAAAGCTTCTGTAGGCTATAAAAAAGATAGTATTTTTAGTATTAAAGGATATGCTGAAGTTACTTCAAAATCACCTAGTTTAAATAAATTGTTATTCCAAAGTGCTTATAAAGATTACAATTGGAAAAATAATTTTGATAATGAAGAAATAAAAAATGCTGGAGTTGAATTTAAATTAAATAAATGGGGTAGCATAAATGCTTCTTATAATTTAATAGATAACTACACGTATTTTGACACAATATCTAGTCCTACGCAAGCAAAAGAAACTTTAAATTATATTAAAGTAAAAGCAAATCAATATTTTACATATAGAAATTTCACATTAGACAACACAGTAATGTATCAACACGTTACAGAAGGTGAATCATTTTTTCATGTACCTCAAATAATTACTAGAAATACCTTGTATTACGCAAATTATGTATTTAAAGGAAAACCTTTATACTTACAAACAGGAGTTACTTTTAAATATTTTACAGCATTTAAAGCAAACGCCTATGACCCACTTTTAAGTGAGTTTGTTTTACAAAATGATGCTGAAATTGGAAATTTCCCAATCTTAGATTTCTTTTTTAATATGCAAGTACGTAGAACTCGCATATTTTTTAAAGTTGAAAATTTTGGAGCTAGTTTTACTGGAAGAAACTATTACAGTGCACCAAACTACCCGTATCGTGATTTAACTGTACGCTTTGGATTGGTTTGGAACTTCTTTATTTAATAGCTTTAGATATCTATGATAAAAATATTATAGAATAACGTCCGTTTATGCTGAACTATAATTTCAACTTCTAACAGGCTTTAATATGTAAGTCTTTAATAAATATATTCTAATGGCAAAACAACTAATTATTTTTCGCCTAATTGTTTTATTTTAATATCTAATGCAGCAAAAAGCAATGTCATAAATGGACTTAACCAATTAAATATGGCATACACAAAATAATCTGCTACGCTTACACCTAAAACCGTAGATTGATACGCTCCACAGGTATTCCAAGGTATTAAAACTGAAGTAACCGTACCAGAATCTTCTAAACTTCTACTTAAATTTTCTGGTGCTAAACCTTTATCTTCATAGGCTTGTTTAAACATTTTTCCAGGAATTACAATTGCTAAATACTGATCGGATGCAATTGCATTTAACCCCAAACAACTTATAACCGTACTTGCAAACAATCCAAATACAGAACTAGCAACTTTTAATAAAGCATCGGTAATTCTGGTTAAAGCTCCAATGGCGTCCATAATTCCTCCAAAAACCATAGCGCAAATAATAAGATATATAGTCCAAAGCATTCCTTGCATTCCTCCTGAACTAAAAAGCTCGTTAAGTTTTTCGTTATCTGTTATTATTTCAGTATCAATAAAAATGGCATTTATAATTGATTTAAAATTAGAATCTGATAAACTACCCAATATCTCTGATTGAAAAATAAATGCAAAAACCGCGGCTAACAGCACTCCTACTCCAAGAGCAATTAATGGTTTTGTTTTAGTAACAATTAAAATAATTACAGCAACTGGTACAATAAATAAATAAGGTGAGATTTGAAATGTATTATTAATAGTATTTAATAAACCGCTTACATCAGCATTTCCAGAAGTATCAATATTAAAACTAATAATACTAAAAACAATTAGGGTTATTATAATTGTTGGTACAGTAGTAATTGTCATATACCTTATGTGGGTAAATAAATCGGTTCCTGCCATTGCAGGAGCCAAATTAGTTGTATCACTAAGTGGAGACATTTTATCACCAAAATACGCCCCAGAAATTACTGCTCCAGCTATAATACCTGTAGGTATCCCCAAAGCAGTTCCAATACCAACCAATGCAATACCAACTGTTGCTGAAGTAGTCCAAGAACTTCCTGTAGCTATCGATATTAAAGCTGCTATTATAACAGATGCTGGTAAAAATATTGAAGGTGTTAAAACTTGTAATCCATAATAAACCATTGCTGGTATAATACCACTAACAAGCCAGGTTCCTGCCAAAGCACCTACCAAAAATAAAATTAATATTGGTATAAAAACACTTTTTAAATTGTCTATTATTTCAACAACCATTGCTTTAAAATTAACTTTATTAAAAAAGCCAACTACTGCAGCAATTAAACCTCCAAGCAATAAGATAAACTGATTTGAATAATCACCCAACAAAACTCCGTCTGCGTAAAAAATATTATACGCTAACATTGCCATTAAAGCAACTACAGGTATAAGTGCTTCTAAAAAATTTAGTTCTAAATTATTTATAATATCTTTATCTTCAGAGGTAGGTGTATTGTTATTTTCTTGCATGTACTATTTTTGGATGTGTAATAATACGGAAAATTGAAACTTTACACAAGTTTAAAGCCCCATTCAACTTAATAAATGAGGCTAAGGAAAAAATAAAAAGAATATAATTTTATAAAACTCCTACTTTTTTCATACACATTCTCATGGCACGGTAAGTACGTTCAATATCATTATCCAACCCAATAGAAAAACGAACAATACCTTCTGAAAGTCCCATTTTTTCTTGTTCTTCTTCAGGAATTTCAGAGGAAGTACTTGTTCCTGAAGCGCTAAATAACGTTTTATAAAAACCTAAACTTACGGCTAAATAACCTAAATTTTCATGTTGCATCAACTCCATTAATTCATTGGCTTTGTTTAAATTTCCAACATCAATAGTTAAAATTCCACCAAAACCATACTCTTTATTATGCATTGTTTTAAATAATTGGTGATCTGGATGACTTTTAAGACCTGGATAAACAACTTTTAATCCGTCTTTTTCAAAATGTTCTGCTAAATACAAGGCATTTTCACTATGTTTCTTCATTCTAATATGAAGTGTTCTTAAATTTTTTAAAATACTAGAAGCACGTAAACTATCCATTACCGGGCCTAATAACATAGCAGCTCCATCATTTACACTTCGCAAACTATCTATAAATTTTTGACTACCACAAACCACACCTCCAACGGTATCATTTGTTCCATTTATAAATTTTGTTAAACTATGAATTGTAATATCTGCACCTAACTTTTGAGGAGAAATTACCAAAGGAGAAAAAGTATTATCTACCACCAATAAAATATTGTATTTTTTTGCTATTTTAGACAATTTAGCAATATTTGCTATTTCTAATAAAGGATTGCTAATTGCCTCACAATAAATCATTTTGGTTTGTGTAGTTATTGCATTTTCTATTGCTTCTAGCGATGTAATATCAATAAAAGTAGTCGCTATATTAAATTTTGGAGCAAAGTTTTTTAGAAAAGCATAACTTCCTCCATAAATGGTTCTACTTGATACAATATGATCTCCCGCATTGCAAACTTGCAAAAAAACAGATGTTATTGCTCCCATTCCAGAAGCGGCTACATTGGCTGTTTCTGTAAACTCCATAGCAGCCAAGGCTTCACTTAAAAATAAATTACTCGGACTTGTATGTCGTGAATACAAATAACAACCTTCTGCATGACCCTCAAAAGTATCAAGCATAGTTTTAGCATGTAAAAAAGTGTAGGTTGCTGAATCTGAAATTGAAGGATTTACGCCTCCAAATTCTCCAAAGTATTGTAAATCTTGAATGTTATTTGCTGGTTTATTACTCATATGTCAACTGTTTTTTAATATTAAAATCACTTTAAAAATACCAGTTTAAAACTATAATTTCTGAATAATTTTACAATAACACTATTATATTCTGAAATATTAAAAAAATAAAGAATTAAACACCATTAAAATAATTCTTTTTATTAATTTTAGTAAAAATTACTTTTTATGAATAAAATTGACTCCATTGACAATCAAATATTAATGCTTTTACAACAAAATTCTAAAATGAATATAAAAGAAATTGCACTAAAAATTGGACTTACCTCAACTCCAACATATGATAGAATTAAACGTCTCGAAAAATCAGGAATAATTACCCATTATAAAGCTGAAATAAACAGAGAAAAAATAGGTTTAAATTTGGTGGTTTTTTGTCAAGTTACCCTTCAAGTACACTCTAAGAAATTAATAACTCAATTTGAAAATGCTGTTGAAAGAATGCCAGAGGTAGTTGGCTGTTTTCACATTGCTGGTAATTTCGACTATTTATTAAAAATTACAGTTCCAGATATTAAATCTTATCAATTTTTTTTAAAGAATAAACTATCTGTTT includes the following:
- a CDS encoding Lrp/AsnC family transcriptional regulator; translated protein: MNKIDSIDNQILMLLQQNSKMNIKEIALKIGLTSTPTYDRIKRLEKSGIITHYKAEINREKIGLNLVVFCQVTLQVHSKKLITQFENAVERMPEVVGCFHIAGNFDYLLKITVPDIKSYQFFLKNKLSVLESVSNVQSNFVMSMVKENAIYKLT
- the nhaC gene encoding Na+/H+ antiporter NhaC — encoded protein: MQENNNTPTSEDKDIINNLELNFLEALIPVVALMAMLAYNIFYADGVLLGDYSNQFILLLGGLIAAVVGFFNKVNFKAMVVEIIDNLKSVFIPILILFLVGALAGTWLVSGIIPAMVYYGLQVLTPSIFLPASVIIAALISIATGSSWTTSATVGIALVGIGTALGIPTGIIAGAVISGAYFGDKMSPLSDTTNLAPAMAGTDLFTHIRYMTITTVPTIIITLIVFSIISFNIDTSGNADVSGLLNTINNTFQISPYLFIVPVAVIILIVTKTKPLIALGVGVLLAAVFAFIFQSEILGSLSDSNFKSIINAIFIDTEIITDNEKLNELFSSGGMQGMLWTIYLIICAMVFGGIMDAIGALTRITDALLKVASSVFGLFASTVISCLGLNAIASDQYLAIVIPGKMFKQAYEDKGLAPENLSRSLEDSGTVTSVLIPWNTCGAYQSTVLGVSVADYFVYAIFNWLSPFMTLLFAALDIKIKQLGEK
- a CDS encoding putative porin, which codes for MKKVLVILFLGFSFLNISAQVIMPDRDNGLYQTDSTSFSGQTNVKLSGKTKYTDFRLFSIDNDTTIIDTTLTLKKDFIFNYIRKDNFELLPFNNQGQTFNKLDADFENNSLFPKMGMEAKQYNYYNVDAIKYYKVPTPTSQFTYRTGLEQGQVLDAFLTMNTSPRFNFSLAYKGLRSLGKYRQSLASHGNFRTTFNYHSKNKNYYLKGHFYSFDLMNEENGGLPQESIDYFEANDPNYTDRGRLEVNFTDAETMFEGKRYYINHSMTLFSKKNQLIKKHKKSELLIAQRKADSINKIKALKIADSLYKDSINLLTNKELITTGIKTKDFITELNGNKFALDTVIAIKPEDSTLVKTLETTTVLKDTLPPLTKKELTTADLKQQDSIKKKDKISELEEKKALALNQKNKIAHGETAKDSSKVKISKLDSIENIKDNLVAKIGHTFMYETKHYRFDKAASGSYFGDSFETSISDHTSYQNMENQLYFELYTPYTGTLRAKANHYKYNYHYNSILYLDTLTISDKLKGNVFSAGADWNANIGNLNIKADATSVISGDLTGNSIKASVGYKKDSIFSIKGYAEVTSKSPSLNKLLFQSAYKDYNWKNNFDNEEIKNAGVEFKLNKWGSINASYNLIDNYTYFDTISSPTQAKETLNYIKVKANQYFTYRNFTLDNTVMYQHVTEGESFFHVPQIITRNTLYYANYVFKGKPLYLQTGVTFKYFTAFKANAYDPLLSEFVLQNDAEIGNFPILDFFFNMQVRRTRIFFKVENFGASFTGRNYYSAPNYPYRDLTVRFGLVWNFFI
- a CDS encoding aminotransferase class I/II-fold pyridoxal phosphate-dependent enzyme yields the protein MSNKPANNIQDLQYFGEFGGVNPSISDSATYTFLHAKTMLDTFEGHAEGCYLYSRHTSPSNLFLSEALAAMEFTETANVAASGMGAITSVFLQVCNAGDHIVSSRTIYGGSYAFLKNFAPKFNIATTFIDITSLEAIENAITTQTKMIYCEAISNPLLEIANIAKLSKIAKKYNILLVVDNTFSPLVISPQKLGADITIHSLTKFINGTNDTVGGVVCGSQKFIDSLRSVNDGAAMLLGPVMDSLRASSILKNLRTLHIRMKKHSENALYLAEHFEKDGLKVVYPGLKSHPDHQLFKTMHNKEYGFGGILTIDVGNLNKANELMELMQHENLGYLAVSLGFYKTLFSASGTSTSSEIPEEEQEKMGLSEGIVRFSIGLDNDIERTYRAMRMCMKKVGVL